The window gaccggaaggttcacgatgttgcTTACATCgtaggagagaaggtactactccgagtttcgcctatgaagggtgttatgaggttcgggaagaagggcaagttgagtcctaggtatattgggccttttgaaatacttaagaagattggagaggtggcttatgaacttgcattaccgcctagtctatcgggtattcatctagtgtttcatgtatctatgctccggaaatatctcggagatccgtctcatgttttcgATTTTAGTACATTGCAGTTGGAtgataatttgacttatgatgtggagccgatggccattttggactAGCAGGTTCGAAagataagatcaaagaacatagcttcagtgaaagtgcagtagagaggccagccagtcggagaagctacctgggagactaagcgggagatgcagagaaaatatccccacctatttgagactccaagtataactctaaacccgttcgagaatgaatgtttgtttaagagggggagaatgtaacgacccgaccgattattttgagtattacactctcgttcccccatttactgcttatcatgtgttcaattataattatgtgatttgtcggggaagtttcggaatgaattggaacacttagtgtgatgacccgataggtcatcttatgatttagaacctaattctacattttgaagccttaaatacctcattttaacCTTTCTCGATTTACGTGTACAGTCCGAGTGTTTTTTCGAAAATCTTTTATGCTAAAAACtgagaaatataaaaaaaaatctttaaaatccattttagttgacttcggtcaacgttttgagcaaacggacccggaatcgtattttgacggtcctggtgggtccatatcgtgatttgggactagggagtatgcccggaatcgaattcggaagtccctagctcaagttatcgcactttgttgaaatttgaaagttaaaggcttaatgactttgaaatgttTAACCAATGTCTGACTTTTTGGAtaccgggttcgtattttggttccaaaaCCCGGTATAGATCCAATACggttaaaataaaaagaaagaatgcGTTGTTTCAACCAAATTGGTTCGTGGTCCTGGTCAGAGACCACTGTGTTCACTACGATCAATATCTGAACAAGACCTTGACTTTGAATATTTATGACTcatctgtcaaatttggtgaaaaacagagttggcttgacgtgattcggacgtccggttgtgaaattagaagttcatgagttttctttaaaatttcctttgatttgatgctaaattcgtagttctaggtgttattttggcgatgtGATCgcgcgagttcgtatgatatttttagacttgtgtgcatatttggtttagagtcccgagggctcgggtgagtttcggacaggCTACGGAGTGGTTTAGACTTAGAACTCAGCTGGTGTTCTGCAATTTCTGGTACTGGTCTCcgatctcgcaattgcaagatcagtgttcgcatttgcaaacatcCAAAATCCTGCCATGCTCTCATTTGCGAGCAAATTCTTCCAGAACTTGTTTGAAAAAAGAGTATACAAACCATATGAGAATAATAAAGAAAAACTATGTATTGGCTACTTTCCCAAACTGTACTTGAATCACTtgaatacagtacaatacaatgtGCACACTAATTTGGAACTAACGAATGACCTCAACTGAGGCTCCCTATACTGCACAAATAATTTTACAAATCAAGTCAAAAAGGGCCAGCAAAAGAATTGCAAATGGCAAAAACCCTAAATTCTGCTTTGTCAAGGGGGAGAatcccaaaaaaataaaagaaaatcagtAACGCACAGCTATGCACGCGGTGACTCAATTTGGGGACCCATTGAGGAATACTTTTTGTGCAGCCTCCCTCTCAACTGCCTAATTTTTGCATCTACTCTAGCTGTGAACCCGATATTGGTCTTCTGTCTTGCTTTAGACCGCTCTGTCTTCCACATATGATGATCTTCAACGTCTTTCTTATAGTATTTGATTTCTTGAATAATGTGATGATCCATCGGATTGAATGATCTTTGGAAAGATATGTGCGCAAGGTAGGGCAGAGTGCAGACAACAGTTACTAAAAGGGTGGTACACCAGTAGACTGGAGCAGGAGCTAGAGCTTCCACAAGGATTTTGAAGGCATATTTAGAATAATCTGGTGCTAGCATACCATAGATCAAAAGAAATAGGTACCAAGTAGCAATACTTCCCCAGATAAGAAAATGTTGTATCCATGTGAAATGGCTCATCGTGAGTGCAATCTGGCAGTTAACGGCCCAGATAATGCAGGTGAACATCGTAGTACCCACAGCAGTCAGGTCAGCAGTCTGGCCTTCAGCACGGAAGGCTTGATCATAGAAGATGATAATGTTGAGGAAGAAAACAATGAGGGAGGTATAGACACCATTGCCAAGCCAACCGAATATTCTATACCAGTCAAAGAACAAGTTTTTGGGCCCTTGCTGGTACAGTGCTGGAAACTGCACAGGGCATGACGGTTTAAATTACTATTGTTCAGTGGAGGTTACTTTGCAAGTCAATCTTATAAAAGAGGGTATTGAGAATAGACTCACCTGTAAGCAAACTTCAGAAGGCACATCTTGCTCAAATACTCCAAGCGCGATCACAGGCAGTGAGGTAAGAATCACATTGAACAGAATCATGTATGAATCATCATAGACAGACTGTCCCGAAAAGCCCGCAAAAGCCTCAAAGTAAAAGAGTGTGAGgccaaatgctatatttttgtagaAGAAATAGCATATCTGCATGCAGAATGCACAGCAAGTTAGATGAAACATGACAAGTATGGGAATTATGTCAAGAATCCAAATTGTGATCATTTTCAATCAATAAAATGAAACAGATTCCTAGTTACTACCATCTGAGCAATTCGTTTGTAGCACCAATGCCCATGTACAACAAGAAGCCTCTCCAAGAACCGAAACTGTGCAATAGCAAAATCGCTAGCCATCACAGCCTGCAAGAAGTTGAAAATCAAGTAAGCTGAAATACAGCATCCAAGAGCAAAATATGCTTGCAGAGGATAGTAGCCTTGTTTTATTCCTCAATCATTGTAATCCGGCATCCCAAACTTTAAAAATGGGTGAGTTAATGTATAAAAAACTGGAAAGCAAATATGAGTTGTTATTGATCCTTTTAACTTATAAATGCAGCAATGATCTACTTGGGACAATGGATTTAGGGTAATCTTTCCAAATTAGAAAATATTCTCCAGATCCTACTTAGGCTAATCAATCTATGCAGACAACAGGTAGCAAGTTAAACCAGGGAAACCTCGTCCAAGGCCATAGGGAATAGAACATAAAAGCTTTTGTTACTTGGTAGTTTGAACTTACATAGATCAAAGAAATGCAAGACTTAATTTATTACATGGAGATAATACATTACTCATACTTGTTTTCCAGAAGTAACATGAAATCTACAGttgtataattatttgaaaatcatcaTGAAAAAATGAGCGAATCTATTTGAATATTCTACCATTTCAGTTAAATAAGTTAGCTCTCTCACCAATCAACCGGAGTAATCTAAATTGACCAGAGCTAATTTGACAAAGACAGGCGAgctagggtgtgtttggtatgacatAACATATCTTCCGATGAGATCACTTTCTATTTTTCAGTGAACTTCAATGTGCAGCAATCTACTAAGCAAATAGATTTACAATCATCTTCCTCAATTAGGAAAGATTCTCCATCCCAGCTGCTACTGTTCCTTGGATCAGACGGCTTATGTTAATCTGGCTAGCTTTTACGAAAGATGATACTAGGTTATCCCTGGGAGATATATATTCAGTAGAAGCGTACAAAAAATATCTCAGAAATGCACTCTGTTTTTCTTGTCAGATCATTCTGGCAAGAAATTCAAACAGGGAAAAGGTTCTTGACATACTGTTTTTCTACAGTTCAACAGGAAGAGTAGTGGTTTCCAGAAGTCTCCAGAAAAATCATTTTTTGGCTAATTAGGCCTGAAGTTTTGTTAAGTGGTCTTGTGACACATTATCAAATGGTCAGCTATAGGCCCTAGTTTTTATAGTTAATCTATACGCCctagacaagagtgggttgctctagtggtgaacaccctctacttccaaccaagaggttgtgagttcgagttaaTGCTGCAGCACCTGATCCACTGTCATAAGTAATTAAATCTCAAAGCGGTCCCCGATATGCAATTCATTATATGTTATTTGATTTCCGTAAATCCAATTAGagaagtaaatttttttttttcatttgaagATGTTAAGTGAACATATTTTGACAACTTGGACTCCAAGCCGTGATACCTGGGTGTCAACGTTGCGTGTTAATTGCAGCTCTTAGAATATGGGAACAAAATTGCACTAAGGAATTGACTTTGGTAATCCTGGAACCCAGTATCATGTTGTTTCAAATCAGCTTGTATACTATAAAATGTATATGTGTCGCACCCCTTTGATCTTATTTCTCTAACAAATTTTTAAATGcagtattaaaaaaaaattgtccaAAGGAAAATGTAAAAATCTTTTAGTATATTAAGAACACCAAATTGCCAAGCTAGATTTATCACCAACCTGCATTCCTTCTGCACCGCTAATGCCAACTCCAATATCCGCTTCTTGGATCATCCCAACATCATTTGCACCATCACCAATTGCTAAGGTGGTTTTACCAGTTCCCTCCTTTACTAATCTAGTAACCTGAGATCCAAATTGATACAAATAAATGTAAATATGACCAATTTCACGGATGAATAGTTGGGCTAGAATTGAAAAGGCTAATTTGATTTCACATATCAGATATTGATATGTCATATCTTACCAAGGCCTTCTGCTTAGGAGAGACTCGGCAGCAAATGACAGATGCACAATCGACTGCTAAATTCAAAAATTGATGCTTCATATCATACTCCAAAGCATATGTTAGAGTTTTCCCATCGATAATCAAGGCGAATGCAGCATGTGGGTCCTTCTCAAGCTTGATCATTTGAGAAGCATTTGTGATTTGCATCAAAATGTTCTCCTTTATAGCCTGATCAGTGAAAGAGCAATTGAGATGGCCATGAATAattctaataaataaataaataaagagatggacatgaataataatacaagtaaCAACTTAATAAACTTGTTTTATAATGACCAACCCGTTCAGAGCTTCGTTCCACTGAATCTTCGTTCGTAGTCGCTATACATATTTGTCTCATCCCTTGCCGAAGTAGACTACATGCATACCTACATGGAAACAGGAATTGTGATTTACCAGCTCAAATCCAATAACTAAACAAGTAAGAAAGAGATGGCAGACGATATATCTGAGCGGGAGACAGACCCTATGTTGATGGCTGTTTCCATCTTGTCACCTGTCAGAACCCAGATCTTGAGACCAGCTTGGGCCAGCTTATCTATACACTGAGGAACCTGATGAAAAGGATAGATGTGAAATAGTCAAAAAAGGCTACTATGTCAGAATAGATATACTTCAGATTCTTGAGGAGCATAAAGTACATACTCCCTTCTGTAGTTTATCCTCCACAGCTGTAGCACCAACAAGGATCAAATCCTTTTCCATCATGTCAGATAGACGTTCAAGCATGGCATCTCTATCACCACTGATTGAAgcttttgctttagtaaactcTTCATTCCATGCAGAGTATTCTGTTGCATCCAGCTTTTTGTAGGCAAGCACAAGAGTACGCAACCCTGCTTCCCCATAATCATTTAAATGCTTTGTGGTAGCTTCCTCAAATCTCCTTCCATTTTTTGCTAATCTATCATAGATGATGCTGCATAATCCAAAAAACAGCATATCATCCAAAATTTTACATCAGAAAGGTCATCATACGCCACATCTATGACTAAACAATTAGCCAAGGTAAGGTGATAATAAGAACttagaatttcctttttcatgcATATTAACAGCATATTTTGTAATAATGGAGAGTAATAACTAGACAAACTGACTGGAATTTACAGGCATGTTAACAGCATATTTTATAGCACAATAGCCTCTTCAATGACCTACTTCACTGGATACCGAAGTAGATACAAAATAGAGACTAACTTTAAaaattgtcaaaaaaaaaaaataaaaaagacctGTCTGCTCCTTTACACAAGAGAAGAACCTGGCCCCGCTCATCCCGAATAATAACAGACATTCTCTTTCGCTGGCTGGTGAAGTCCAGTAGATTGAGAACTTTGAATTCCCTAAAGACAACAGATCAAGAGTAAGTTGGTAATATACTACAAGGGTAGTGTAATTCTTGAAACAACTGGCAACAATTTAGGCAGTCTCACCTTTCATTGGGATCTTCAAAAGAAGGATCTCTCTCCCGTACAAAAACACTTGATTGAGTTCTTTTACAGAACTCAAAGCCAAATTCCCTAGCTGCAATAAGGAATGCTGCTTCATCAGGAGATTCTGCTTCATAATTATAGCTTCCAGTCTCCTCATTTAACTCGGGAATCGCAGTATGACACAGTGAAAGTATCCTAAAGAATAGCATGATCACATCTGCATTTGGCTCCTTTATCCAATTCCCCTTCATAAGTCGGCTATCCTCAAAGCTGAACCCCTTTATTGCAGGCCTGATCTCATTTTTAGGAGTGACAACCGTCTCTAATTCAATTTCTGATGACCGTCTCTGTGAAATTTCAAGATCTTGCCCACCAAGGTCCTCTGCCATCTGCTTTGCAGCTGCAAGTTCTACATCACTGGCTCGTGTCCCATATGCAGTACCAGCAATGGAGCATTTTAAGAAGTCCATTTGGTTGCATGTCAAAGTGCCAGTTTTATCCGAGAGGATGGTATCAACCTGCCCCAACTCCTCATTTAAGTTTGATGTCCGTGCTTGAGCAGGAGTTCCTGTCTCGTCATCGTACATATTAATATCCTGGTTTATGAACAATGCCTGTAGTACCTTCACTACTTCAATAGAAACATAGAGGGAAATAGGAATTAAATAACCATATAATATTAGTGCAGTGATCAGATGGAAAATGCCTGACAACTCAGGCCTGTCTGGATCAGTTGTATTCTTGTTCTTGTCCTTAGGCTGCATATACCACCAGTTCGGCATGTCGAATTTTGTTTTTACGGCAAAGCCGATGGAACTGATAAATGATATCATGACAAGGAGGCTGAAGAGGATGTAAATTATCTTGTCCATCTGTAGTTCGATCCTACTCCTTTTCGAAGGAGATTCCGTAGAATTTTGCATAACTTTGCTGTCATGACCAGTGAATATAACAACTCCATAGACATATGCCGTGTTCCTAAGCTTTGAATCCCTGAGGAGAATCTGAGTAGGATCAAGAGGATAAATCTGACGATCATATTCAAGGTTGCCCACAAAAGTGTAAAGGTTAGGATTGGGATCCTCACATTTTATGGTAGCTCTGAATTCCTTGAAAGCCTCATCATCATCCAATGGTAGGGTAACCTCCAAAGCTCTTTTTACCTTCAAGTTTGTCTCTCCATCCAAGTTCATAGTTTCCACATAACAAATTCCATCTTCATAACTGGATGATAAAAGAAGTAAATCAGCCGGAAAAAATTGATCTTTTTCCACCTTCACAATGTCTCCCACACGAATCTTCATCCATGGCCTGGGACCAAACGCACCACCTTCCTTATGTAGACGAGCTTTTCGCAGATTGACCTTCATATCTTGTATAAACCGCCGTGAGTCTTCCAATGCTTCCTTCGCCATGCTCAACCCGACAACAAAGACCAAAGGAGCTATCATACTGATAGGTGAGAATGGAGAAAGATCCGTTGTGGCTGACAGAATAGCAGCCATGAGGAAATACAAGTTAGCAACACGTCTGAATTGCTCAAATATGGCCTTGGGTAGGAATGTGATGAAATTATACTTTGTGGTCGATATGTAGTTTGTGCAGTACTTAAGAGGTTTCTTTTCATGGAGATAGGGCTGGTTGCAATGGACAACTCGTGAAAAACCGGCACCTAGCTGATGAGGACCCTCTTCTTCATCAGCTCGTGGCCTATAGCAACCAAATGTATACAGATTGCTCCATTGAATCTTTGCCCTTATGCTGCCTCGTGCCATTCTTTTCCTCCCAATGAAAATCAAAATCAGTCATACACCCACATTATATGTTTCAAAAACAATTGTTACCACTTGCTTTCACCAGGAAAATTGAAGGGTTGATACTCGTGCACAGAATCGTGCTCGACTGAATAGGGGAACAGACCCTCTTCAACTTCCCCTGAGGTTTGAGTTGCCAATCAAAAAACTTGATTAACATATAATATACAATACACAAGTGCAAACAAGAAATAGACAGACCAAGCCCATAACTCAAAAGCTGAAAAATTCCAGCAAACAACATTCCTGATGATACATTAACCTCAAAAGCACACATTAATCTCAGCAGAATGTAAGTGACACCAAGATTCAACAAAATAACATCCctataaaaatgctatttattGTTTAAGACCCATCCAATTGCATAGAAAAATTTTAATTGACATTTTAGTCAACTTACGAAGTAAATTGGAGAAAAAGACCTGCAAGAGCATATCTAGGGAAAACTAAAATTACCGCAGATTTAGCTTATCCAAATCACAAACAAATTTAATGTTGACcaacccaaaaatataaaaaatcaataAGTAAAATAGGAAAATTGAAACGATCAAAATCCACTTTACCCAACTTGATGGCTGCAAAAATCTTCTCATTTACCCAGAATAcgataattaaaaaattaaaagcaaataaagaaaaaggagcAAAAACCACATAAAATTTCAGCTAAGTTGCAGCTAATTAAGCACATTAATATAACAAATtaacaacataacaaaaaatTAACCGACAAAACGAAAACTAACATACTTGTAAAACAATTGATCCAACACAGA is drawn from Nicotiana tabacum cultivar K326 chromosome 22, ASM71507v2, whole genome shotgun sequence and contains these coding sequences:
- the LOC107825666 gene encoding putative phospholipid-transporting ATPase 4 isoform X2 → MARGSIRAKIQWSNLYTFGCYRPRADEEEGPHQLGAGFSRVVHCNQPYLHEKKPLKYCTNYISTTKYNFITFLPKAIFEQFRRVANLYFLMAAILSATTDLSPFSPISMIAPLVFVVGLSMAKEALEDSRRFIQDMKVNLRKARLHKEGGAFGPRPWMKIRVGDIVKVEKDQFFPADLLLLSSSYEDGICYVETMNLDGETNLKVKRALEVTLPLDDDEAFKEFRATIKCEDPNPNLYTFVGNLEYDRQIYPLDPTQILLRDSKLRNTAYVYGVVIFTGHDSKVMQNSTESPSKRSRIELQMDKIIYILFSLLVMISFISSIGFAVKTKFDMPNWWYMQPKDKNKNTTDPDRPELSGIFHLITALILYGYLIPISLYVSIEVVKVLQALFINQDINMYDDETGTPAQARTSNLNEELGQVDTILSDKTGTLTCNQMDFLKCSIAGTAYGTRASDVELAAAKQMAEDLGGQDLEISQRRSSEIELETVVTPKNEIRPAIKGFSFEDSRLMKGNWIKEPNADVIMLFFRILSLCHTAIPELNEETGSYNYEAESPDEAAFLIAAREFGFEFCKRTQSSVFVRERDPSFEDPNEREFKVLNLLDFTSQRKRMSVIIRDERGQVLLLCKGADSIIYDRLAKNGRRFEEATTKHLNDYGEAGLRTLVLAYKKLDATEYSAWNEEFTKAKASISGDRDAMLERLSDMMEKDLILVGATAVEDKLQKGVPQCIDKLAQAGLKIWVLTGDKMETAINIGLLRQGMRQICIATTNEDSVERSSERAIKENILMQITNASQMIKLEKDPHAAFALIIDGKTLTYALEYDMKHQFLNLAVDCASVICCRVSPKQKALVTRLVKEGTGKTTLAIGDGANDVGMIQEADIGVGISGAEGMQAVMASDFAIAQFRFLERLLVVHGHWCYKRIAQMICYFFYKNIAFGLTLFYFEAFAGFSGQSVYDDSYMILFNVILTSLPVIALGVFEQDVPSEVCLQFPALYQQGPKNLFFDWYRIFGWLGNGVYTSLIVFFLNIIIFYDQAFRAEGQTADLTAVGTTMFTCIIWAVNCQIALTMSHFTWIQHFLIWGSIATWYLFLLIYGMLAPDYSKYAFKILVEALAPAPVYWCTTLLVTVVCTLPYLAHISFQRSFNPMDHHIIQEIKYYKKDVEDHHMWKTERSKARQKTNIGFTARVDAKIRQLRGRLHKKYSSMGPQIESPRA
- the LOC107825666 gene encoding putative phospholipid-transporting ATPase 4 isoform X1, which codes for MARGSIRAKIQWSNLYTFGCYRPRADEEEGPHQLGAGFSRVVHCNQPYLHEKKPLKYCTNYISTTKYNFITFLPKAIFEQFRRVANLYFLMAAILSATTDLSPFSPISMIAPLVFVVGLSMAKEALEDSRRFIQDMKVNLRKARLHKEGGAFGPRPWMKIRVGDIVKVEKDQFFPADLLLLSSSYEDGICYVETMNLDGETNLKVKRALEVTLPLDDDEAFKEFRATIKCEDPNPNLYTFVGNLEYDRQIYPLDPTQILLRDSKLRNTAYVYGVVIFTGHDSKVMQNSTESPSKRSRIELQMDKIIYILFSLLVMISFISSIGFAVKTKFDMPNWWYMQPKDKNKNTTDPDRPELSGIFHLITALILYGYLIPISLYVSIEVVKVLQALFINQDINMYDDETGTPAQARTSNLNEELGQVDTILSDKTGTLTCNQMDFLKCSIAGTAYGTRASDVELAAAKQMAEDLGGQDLEISQRRSSEIELETVVTPKNEIRPAIKGFSFEDSRLMKGNWIKEPNADVIMLFFRILSLCHTAIPELNEETGSYNYEAESPDEAAFLIAAREFGFEFCKRTQSSVFVRERDPSFEDPNEREFKVLNLLDFTSQRKRMSVIIRDERGQVLLLCKGADSIIYDRLAKNGRRFEEATTKHLNDYGEAGLRTLVLAYKKLDATEYSAWNEEFTKAKASISGDRDAMLERLSDMMEKDLILVGATAVEDKLQKGVPQCIDKLAQAGLKIWVLTGDKMETAINIGYACSLLRQGMRQICIATTNEDSVERSSERAIKENILMQITNASQMIKLEKDPHAAFALIIDGKTLTYALEYDMKHQFLNLAVDCASVICCRVSPKQKALVTRLVKEGTGKTTLAIGDGANDVGMIQEADIGVGISGAEGMQAVMASDFAIAQFRFLERLLVVHGHWCYKRIAQMICYFFYKNIAFGLTLFYFEAFAGFSGQSVYDDSYMILFNVILTSLPVIALGVFEQDVPSEVCLQFPALYQQGPKNLFFDWYRIFGWLGNGVYTSLIVFFLNIIIFYDQAFRAEGQTADLTAVGTTMFTCIIWAVNCQIALTMSHFTWIQHFLIWGSIATWYLFLLIYGMLAPDYSKYAFKILVEALAPAPVYWCTTLLVTVVCTLPYLAHISFQRSFNPMDHHIIQEIKYYKKDVEDHHMWKTERSKARQKTNIGFTARVDAKIRQLRGRLHKKYSSMGPQIESPRA